The Rhodocytophaga rosea genome has a segment encoding these proteins:
- a CDS encoding response regulator — protein sequence MNTLQILLVEDNPGDIRLTKEALKQYEAKTTLQVVTDGEQALRYLNKEGEFNQATTPIYCFLI from the coding sequence ATGAACACATTACAAATACTTTTAGTCGAAGATAATCCTGGTGACATTCGTCTTACAAAAGAAGCTTTAAAACAATACGAAGCAAAAACTACTCTACAAGTTGTAACTGATGGCGAGCAAGCCCTGCGTTATCTTAACAAAGAAGGCGAATTTAATCAAGCTACTACCCCGATATAT